From the genome of Dryobates pubescens isolate bDryPub1 chromosome 5, bDryPub1.pri, whole genome shotgun sequence, one region includes:
- the FKBP3 gene encoding peptidyl-prolyl cis-trans isomerase FKBP3 encodes MAAATAGPAQPWSAEELRSEALPKKDIIKFLQEHAAQAFLAEHKLLGQVKNVAKTANKEQLIAAYTQLFHTQRFKGTDGAEKAAEKAKPVKAEEAKGKAAKPEEAVDEGPPKYTKSILKKGDKTNFPKKGDTVHCWYTGKLQDGTVFDTNVQTSAKKKKAAKPLSFKVGVGKVIRGWDEALLTMSKGEKAQLEIEPEWAYGKKGQPDAKIPPNAKLFFEVELVDIE; translated from the exons ATGGCGGCGGCCACGGCGGGTCCGGCGCAGCCCTGGAGTGCTGAGGAACTGAGGAGTGAAGCGCTGCCCAAGAAGGATATCATTAAATTCCTTCAGGAGCACGCAGCCCAGGCG TTTCTGGCCGAGCACAAGCTTCTGGGGCAGGTGAAGAATGTGGCTAAGACGGCGAATAAGGAGCAGCTGATCGCGGCCTACACGCAGCTCTTCCACACGCAG aGGTTCAAGGGCACAGACGGTGCAGAGAAGGCAGCGGAGAAGGCAAAGCCTGTGAAGGcagaggaggccaagggcaaaGCTGCAAAGCCCGAGGAGGCAGTGGATGAG GGGCCACCAAAGTACACAAAATCCATTTTAAAGAAGGGTGATAAAACCAACTTCCCAAAGAAAGGAGACACTGTCCATTGCTGGTATACAGGAAAGCTACAGGATGGAACAGTCTTTGATACCAACGTTCAGACAA gtgcaaagaagaagaaagcagccAAACCTTTAAGTTTCAAAGTTGGCGTAGGAAAAGTCATCAGAGGG TGGGATGAAGCCCTCCTCACGATGAGTAaaggagagaaggctcagcTGGAGATTGAACCTGAGTGGGCATACGGCAAGAAGGGGCAGCCTGATGCCAA GATTCCGCCCAATGCAAAGCTTTTCTTTGAGGTAGAACTGGTGGATATTGAGTGA